In one window of Eleutherodactylus coqui strain aEleCoq1 chromosome 10, aEleCoq1.hap1, whole genome shotgun sequence DNA:
- the ZC4H2 gene encoding zinc finger C4H2 domain-containing protein isoform X2 — MGDEQEIMCKLESIKEIRNKTLQMEKIKARLKAEFESLESEERHLKEYKQEMDLLLQEKMAHVEELRLIHADINVMENTIKQSENDLNKLLESTRRLHEEYKPLKEHVDALRMTLGLQRLPDLCEEEEKLSLERACLVTSRSIVTHLFAHSAKQRAGLEIQRSQNGSKMNRR; from the exons ATGGGCGATGAGCAGGAGATCATGTGTAAGCTGGAGAGCATCAAGGAGATCAG GAACAAGACTCTTCAGATGGAGAAAATAAAGGCTCGCCTGAAAGCAGAGTTTGAATCCTTAGAATCCGAGGAAAGGCACCTGAAGGAGTATAAGCAAGAAATGGATCTTCTTCTTCAGGAAAAAATGGCCCATGTAGAAGAGCTGAGGCTTATACATGCTGATATTAACGTG ATGGAAAACACGATCAAGCAGTCTGAGAATGACTTGAACAAATTGCTGGAGTCCACCCGGCGCTTGCATGAAGAATACAAACCTCTAAAGGAGCATGTGGATGCCCTGAGAATGACGCTTGGGCTGCAGCGGCTGCCGGAcctgtgtgaggaggaggagaagctgtcccTGGA GCGTGCTTGTCTTGTCACCAGCAGATCCATCGTAACGCACCTATTTGCCCACTCTGCAAAGCAAAGAGCCGGTCTCGAAATCCAAAGAAGCCAAAACGGAAGCAAGATGAATAGAAGATAG
- the ZC4H2 gene encoding zinc finger C4H2 domain-containing protein isoform X1 yields the protein MGDEQEIMCKLESIKEIRNKTLQMEKIKARLKAEFESLESEERHLKEYKQEMDLLLQEKMAHVEELRLIHADINVMENTIKQSENDLNKLLESTRRLHEEYKPLKEHVDALRMTLGLQRLPDLCEEEEKLSLDYFEKQKAEWQTEPQEPPIPESLAAAAAAAQQLQVARKQDTRQTATFRQQPPPMKACLSCHQQIHRNAPICPLCKAKSRSRNPKKPKRKQDE from the exons ATGGGCGATGAGCAGGAGATCATGTGTAAGCTGGAGAGCATCAAGGAGATCAG GAACAAGACTCTTCAGATGGAGAAAATAAAGGCTCGCCTGAAAGCAGAGTTTGAATCCTTAGAATCCGAGGAAAGGCACCTGAAGGAGTATAAGCAAGAAATGGATCTTCTTCTTCAGGAAAAAATGGCCCATGTAGAAGAGCTGAGGCTTATACATGCTGATATTAACGTG ATGGAAAACACGATCAAGCAGTCTGAGAATGACTTGAACAAATTGCTGGAGTCCACCCGGCGCTTGCATGAAGAATACAAACCTCTAAAGGAGCATGTGGATGCCCTGAGAATGACGCTTGGGCTGCAGCGGCTGCCGGAcctgtgtgaggaggaggagaagctgtcccTGGA CTATTTTGAAAAACAGAAAGCGGAGTGGCAGACAGAACCCCAGGAGCCGCCTATACCAGAATCCCtggcggcagcagctgcggcggcCCAACAGCTACAAGTAGCCAGAAAGCAGGATACCAGACAGACGGCTACATTCCGCCAGCAGCCGCCCCCCATGAAG GCGTGCTTGTCTTGTCACCAGCAGATCCATCGTAACGCACCTATTTGCCCACTCTGCAAAGCAAAGAGCCGGTCTCGAAATCCAAAGAAGCCAAAACGGAAGCAAGATGAATAG